A region of the Acidobacteriota bacterium genome:
GTCATTGCCCGCAATGAAGATGTGGTTCGAGCACAGCGAGGTATGCGCGGCCACGATGATGCCGACCGAGCCATCCACGCGCGAGAGTTCCTCGATAGCGATCACGTACTCGATGTAGCCCAGGCCGGAGCCGCCCAGTTCGGCGGGGAAGATCACGCCCATCAGCCCGAGCTTGCCGAGCTCGCTGATGAGCTCCAGCGGGAAGTGCGACTCTTCATCCCACTCCATCACGTGCGGCAGGATCTCGCGCTCGGCGAACTGTCGCACGCTCTTGCGCAACTGTTGTTGCTCGTCGTTGAGTTGGAAGTCCAATGCGACCGTCCCTTATCTTTGGAAACTAAACGTCGGAGTATGTACAGCTGGGAACATTGGATTCTACGTCAGCCCGGCTCAGCCGGCGCGCGTGCCGTCGGGCACAGCCACCTCCGGCACGGACAGCGCGGGCTTGATGCCGTCCGCGAATCCCAGATCGAACAGCATGCCTTCGCTCGTGACGCCGCGCATCTTCCGCGGTTCCAGGTTCACCACGAACAGCGCCTGCCGCCCGACCAGCTCCTGCACGTCCGCGCGCTCCAACTTGATGCCCGCGACGATGGTCCGCTCGTGGTCGCCAAAGGTCACGCGCAGCGCGACGAGCTTGTTCGCGTCCGGCACGTCGGTGACCGACCGGATGGTCCCAACGCGCACGTCGATCTGGTCGAGCAGACTCTTCGAGATGGCTGGCTTTACCGGTGCAGGGCTCATATAGGACGACTCATGTGGGACGGCTCCTGGCGGGGCGCTCGCTGGCCGCCATGCAGCGCGGCCGCAGTGGAATAGGAAACTCTCGCTTATAACACAGGGACGAAGGGCGTGTTAGGAACGCATGCCGAACAGCCGCCGCGCCATCCAGAGCGGGGCCATGAAAATGGCGGCCGGATGGCTCACGGTGGCAGGCTGGTTCCCTTCCACCATGTGCCCGATCCATGCCAGCGCGAACGCCGCCGGGATGAGCAGCAGCGCGATCACCCAGTGGAACCACACCACGATCAGCGCCGAGAACCCCAGCGGGATGGCCAGCATGTGCAGCGCGCGGTTGACGGGATGCCGATGTTGGCTGTCGTACTTCGCATACAAGCTCATTA
Encoded here:
- a CDS encoding tRNA-binding protein gives rise to the protein MSPAPVKPAISKSLLDQIDVRVGTIRSVTDVPDANKLVALRVTFGDHERTIVAGIKLERADVQELVGRQALFVVNLEPRKMRGVTSEGMLFDLGFADGIKPALSVPEVAVPDGTRAG
- a CDS encoding DUF962 domain-containing protein, whose amino-acid sequence is MSLYAKYDSQHRHPVNRALHMLAIPLGFSALIVVWFHWVIALLLIPAAFALAWIGHMVEGNQPATVSHPAAIFMAPLWMARRLFGMRS